A genomic segment from Klebsiella africana encodes:
- a CDS encoding PTS sugar transporter subunit IIA, translated as MLGWVITCHDELAQEMLDRLEQKFGPLAQCRAVNYWRNLSNNMLSRMMCDALHATDSGDGVIFLTDKTGAAPYRAAALMSHKHTHCEVISGISYSLLERMYLLRGTLSSDAFRQTIVSAGGPLVSSLWHQQQKNPPFRLRHDTFGN; from the coding sequence ATGCTCGGTTGGGTCATTACCTGTCACGATGAACTGGCGCAGGAGATGCTGGATCGTCTTGAACAAAAGTTTGGACCGCTGGCCCAGTGCCGGGCGGTCAATTACTGGCGCAATCTCAGCAACAATATGTTGAGCCGGATGATGTGCGATGCGCTGCATGCCACCGACTCCGGGGACGGCGTCATTTTCCTCACCGACAAAACCGGCGCGGCGCCTTATCGGGCCGCGGCGCTGATGAGCCACAAGCATACCCACTGTGAAGTCATCTCCGGTATCAGCTATTCATTACTTGAACGAATGTATCTGCTGCGGGGCACGTTAAGCAGCGATGCGTTTCGCCAGACTATCGTTAGCGCGGGTGGGCCGCTGGTGAGCAGCCTGTGGCATCAACAGCAGAAAAATCCCCCGTTCCGACTGCGTCACGATACCTTCGGAAATTAA
- a CDS encoding ABC transporter permease — translation MMQLYWVALKSIWTKEIHRFMRIWVQTLVPPVITMTLYFVIFGNLIGSRIGEMHGFTYMQFIVPGLIMMAVITNAYANVASSFFSAKFQRNIEELLVAPVPTHVIIAGYVGGGVARGLCVGILVTAVSLFFVPFQVHSWLFVALTLILTAVLFSLAGLLNAVFAKTFDDISLIPTFVLTPLTYLGGVFYSLTLLPPFWQGLSHLNPIVYMISGFRFGFLGINDVPLVTTFAVLVVFIVAFYLLCWSLIQRGRGLRS, via the coding sequence ATGATGCAGCTTTATTGGGTCGCGCTGAAAAGCATCTGGACCAAAGAGATCCACCGTTTTATGCGCATCTGGGTACAGACGCTGGTGCCGCCGGTGATCACCATGACCCTGTACTTCGTCATTTTTGGCAACCTGATCGGCTCACGCATCGGCGAGATGCATGGTTTTACCTATATGCAGTTTATCGTCCCGGGCCTGATCATGATGGCGGTGATCACTAACGCTTACGCCAACGTCGCCTCGTCGTTCTTCAGCGCCAAGTTTCAGCGCAATATTGAAGAGCTGCTGGTGGCGCCGGTGCCGACGCATGTCATTATCGCTGGCTACGTGGGCGGCGGGGTGGCGCGCGGGCTGTGCGTGGGCATCCTGGTCACCGCCGTCTCGCTATTCTTTGTGCCGTTCCAGGTTCACTCCTGGCTGTTTGTCGCCCTGACGTTGATCCTTACCGCGGTGCTGTTCTCGCTGGCCGGCCTGCTGAACGCGGTGTTTGCCAAGACCTTCGATGACATCAGCCTGATCCCGACCTTTGTGCTGACGCCGCTGACCTATCTCGGCGGGGTGTTCTACTCGCTGACGTTGCTGCCGCCGTTCTGGCAGGGGCTGTCGCATCTGAACCCCATCGTCTACATGATCAGCGGTTTCCGCTTCGGTTTCCTCGGGATTAACGATGTCCCGCTGGTGACTACCTTTGCGGTGCTGGTAGTCTTCATTGTCGCCTTCTATCTGCTCTGCTGGTCGTTAATTCAGCGCGGCCGCGGCCTGCGTAGCTGA
- a CDS encoding ABC transporter ATP-binding protein, translated as MTIALELKQLKKTYPGGVQALRGIDLQVEAGDFYALLGPNGAGKSTTIGIISSLVNKTSGQVNVFGYDLEKDVVNAKRQLGLVPQEFNFNPFETVQQIVVNQAGYYGVERKEAIARSEKYLKQLDLWEKRSERARMLSGGMKRRLMIARALMHEPKLLILDEPTAGVDIELRRSMWGFLKDLNDRGTTIILTTHYLEEAEMLCRNIGIIQHGALVENTSMKALLSKLKSETFILDLAPKSPVPKLEGYQYQLVDTSTLEVEVLREQGINSVFAQLSAQGVQVLSMRNKANRLEELFVTLVHERKGESA; from the coding sequence ATGACCATTGCTCTGGAATTAAAACAGCTCAAAAAAACCTACCCCGGCGGGGTTCAGGCGCTGCGGGGAATCGACCTGCAGGTCGAAGCGGGGGATTTTTACGCCCTGCTGGGCCCGAACGGTGCGGGAAAATCCACGACGATCGGCATCATCAGCTCGCTGGTGAATAAAACCTCTGGTCAGGTCAATGTCTTTGGCTACGATTTGGAGAAAGACGTCGTCAACGCCAAGCGTCAGCTTGGCCTGGTGCCGCAGGAGTTTAACTTTAACCCCTTCGAGACCGTGCAGCAGATCGTTGTTAACCAGGCGGGCTACTACGGCGTTGAGCGTAAAGAAGCCATCGCTCGCAGCGAAAAGTATTTAAAACAGCTCGATCTGTGGGAAAAACGCAGCGAGCGCGCGCGGATGCTCTCCGGCGGGATGAAGCGCCGGCTGATGATCGCCCGCGCGTTAATGCATGAGCCGAAGCTGCTGATCCTCGATGAACCAACCGCTGGCGTCGATATTGAACTGCGTCGTTCCATGTGGGGCTTTCTCAAGGATCTCAACGATCGCGGCACCACTATTATCCTGACCACCCACTATCTCGAAGAGGCGGAAATGCTGTGTCGCAACATCGGCATCATCCAGCACGGCGCGCTGGTGGAAAACACCTCGATGAAAGCGCTGCTGTCAAAGCTGAAGTCTGAGACCTTTATTCTCGATCTCGCGCCAAAAAGCCCGGTACCGAAGCTCGAAGGCTACCAGTACCAGCTGGTCGATACCTCGACGCTGGAAGTGGAGGTTCTGCGCGAGCAGGGGATTAACAGCGTCTTTGCCCAACTGAGCGCCCAGGGGGTGCAGGTACTGAGTATGCGTAACAAAGCCAACCGTCTGGAAGAGCTGTTTGTCACCCTGGTGCATGAGCGAAAAGGAGAGTCCGCATGA
- the can gene encoding carbonate dehydratase, translating into MNDIDTLISNNALWSKMLVEEDPGFFEKLSQTQKPRFLWIGCSDSRVPAERLTGLEPGELFVHRNVANLVIHTDLNCLSVVQYAVDVLEVEHIIICGHYGCGGVQAAVENPELGLIDNWLLHIRDIWFKHSSLLGEMPEERRLDTLCELNVMEQVYNLGHSTIMQSAWKRGQKVTIHGWAYGIHDGLLRDLDVTAVSRETLEQRYRHGISNLKIKHINHK; encoded by the coding sequence ATGAATGATATAGATACACTCATCAGCAATAATGCACTATGGTCAAAAATGCTGGTGGAAGAGGACCCCGGCTTCTTTGAGAAACTGTCGCAGACGCAGAAACCGCGCTTCCTGTGGATTGGCTGTTCGGACAGCCGCGTTCCCGCTGAGCGACTCACCGGCCTGGAACCAGGCGAACTATTTGTCCATCGTAACGTCGCCAATCTGGTGATCCACACCGACCTCAACTGCCTGTCAGTGGTGCAGTATGCCGTTGATGTCCTCGAAGTCGAGCACATTATTATCTGCGGCCACTACGGCTGTGGCGGCGTACAGGCGGCGGTGGAGAACCCGGAGCTGGGACTCATCGACAACTGGCTGCTGCATATCCGCGATATCTGGTTTAAGCACAGCTCGCTGCTGGGTGAAATGCCGGAGGAGCGCCGTCTGGATACCCTTTGCGAGCTGAACGTGATGGAACAGGTGTACAACCTTGGGCATTCGACGATTATGCAATCGGCGTGGAAGCGCGGACAGAAGGTGACCATTCACGGCTGGGCTTACGGCATTCATGACGGATTGCTGCGCGATCTGGATGTCACCGCCGTGAGCCGGGAAACCCTCGAACAGCGCTATCGCCACGGCATCTCCAACCTCAAGATCAAACACATCAACCACAAATAG
- the hpt gene encoding hypoxanthine phosphoribosyltransferase — MKHTVEVMIPESEIKARIAELGRQINEHYQDSGSEMVLVGLLRGSFMFMADLCREVQVPHEVDFMTASSYGSGMSTTRDVKILKDLDEDIRGKDVLIVEDIIDSGNTLSKVREILSLREPKSLAICTLLDKPSRREVNVPVEFVGFAIPDEFVVGYGIDYAQRYRHLPYIGKVTLLDE; from the coding sequence ATGAAACATACTGTAGAAGTGATGATCCCGGAATCCGAGATCAAAGCGCGTATCGCGGAACTGGGTCGTCAAATCAACGAACATTATCAGGACAGCGGCAGCGAAATGGTGCTGGTGGGGCTGCTGCGCGGCTCATTTATGTTCATGGCCGACCTGTGCCGTGAAGTGCAGGTGCCGCATGAAGTCGATTTTATGACCGCCTCCAGCTACGGCAGCGGCATGTCCACCACCCGTGATGTGAAAATCCTCAAAGATCTGGATGAAGACATCCGTGGTAAAGATGTACTGATCGTGGAAGACATCATCGATTCCGGTAACACCCTGTCTAAAGTGCGTGAGATCCTCAGCCTGCGCGAGCCGAAGTCGCTGGCCATTTGTACGCTGCTGGATAAACCAAGCCGTCGTGAAGTCAACGTCCCGGTTGAGTTCGTCGGTTTCGCCATTCCGGATGAGTTCGTGGTGGGTTACGGTATCGACTACGCTCAGCGTTACCGCCATCTGCCGTATATCGGCAAAGTCACCCTGCTGGACGAGTAA
- a CDS encoding glucose/quinate/shikimate family membrane-bound PQQ-dependent dehydrogenase: MAETKSQQSRLLVTLTALFAAFCGLYLLIGGAWLVVLGGSWYYPIAGLVMLGVTVMLLRGKRAALWLYAALLLATMIWGVWEVGFDFWALTPRSDILVFFGIWLILPFVWRRLPNPSAGAVGALVVALLISGGMLTWAGFNDPQEVNGTLSADATPAAPISTVADGDWPAYGRNQEGQRFSPLKQINAENVKNLKEAWVFRTGDLKQPNDPGEITNEVTPIKVGDTLFLCTAHQRLFALDAATGKEKWHFDPQLNADPSFQHVTCRGVSYHEAKADNAPADVVADCPRRIILPVNDGRLFAVNADNGKLCETFANKGILNLQTNMPVTTPGMYEPTSPPIITDKTIVIAGAVTDNFSTREPSGVIRGFDVNTGKLLWAFDPGAKDPNAIPSDEHHFTLNSPNSWAPAAYDAKLDLVYLPMGVTTPDIWGGNRTPEQERYASSIVALNATTGKLAWSYQTVHHDLWDMDMPSQPTLADIEVNGKTVPVIYAPAKTGNIFVLDRRNGELVVPAPEKPVPQGAAKGDYVAKTQPFSDLSFRPKKDLTGADMWGATMFDQLVCRVIFHQMRYEGIFTPPSEQGTLVFPGNLGMFEWGGISVDPNRQVAIANPMALPFVSKLIPRGPGNPMEPPKDAKGSGTESGVQPQYGVPYGVTLNPFLSPFGLPCKQPAWGYISALDLKTNEVVWKKRIGTPQDSLPFPMPVKLPFTMGMPMLGGPISTAGNVLFIGATADNYLRAYNMSNGEKLWEARLPAGGQATPMTYEVNGKQYVVISAGGHGSFGTKMGDYIVAYALPDDAK; encoded by the coding sequence ATGGCTGAAACAAAGTCTCAACAATCAAGGCTCCTGGTGACGCTGACTGCGCTATTTGCAGCGTTCTGCGGCCTCTATCTTTTAATCGGCGGAGCATGGCTGGTCGTGCTTGGCGGCTCCTGGTACTACCCTATCGCTGGTCTGGTGATGCTGGGCGTGACCGTGATGCTGCTGCGCGGCAAACGCGCTGCGCTGTGGCTGTACGCTGCGCTGCTGCTGGCGACGATGATCTGGGGCGTCTGGGAAGTCGGCTTCGACTTCTGGGCGCTGACGCCGCGTAGCGATATCCTCGTCTTCTTTGGTATCTGGTTGATCCTGCCCTTTGTCTGGCGTCGTCTGCCCAACCCTTCCGCTGGTGCCGTAGGTGCCCTGGTCGTCGCCCTGCTGATTAGCGGCGGCATGCTGACCTGGGCCGGCTTTAACGACCCGCAGGAAGTCAACGGCACCCTGAGCGCCGACGCCACCCCGGCGGCACCGATCTCCACCGTCGCCGACGGCGACTGGCCGGCCTATGGCCGTAACCAGGAAGGCCAGCGCTTCTCCCCACTGAAGCAGATTAACGCTGAGAACGTGAAGAACCTGAAGGAAGCCTGGGTGTTCCGCACCGGCGACCTGAAGCAACCGAACGATCCGGGTGAAATCACCAACGAAGTGACGCCGATCAAAGTTGGCGACACGCTCTTCCTGTGTACCGCTCACCAGCGTCTGTTTGCGCTGGACGCCGCCACCGGTAAAGAGAAGTGGCATTTTGACCCGCAGCTGAACGCCGATCCATCGTTCCAGCACGTCACCTGCCGCGGTGTTTCTTATCACGAAGCGAAAGCGGATAACGCCCCTGCCGACGTCGTCGCCGACTGTCCGCGCCGCATTATCCTGCCGGTGAACGATGGTCGCCTGTTCGCGGTAAACGCCGACAACGGTAAGCTGTGCGAAACCTTTGCCAACAAAGGTATTCTCAACCTGCAGACCAACATGCCGGTCACCACGCCGGGCATGTATGAACCCACTTCCCCACCGATCATCACCGATAAAACTATCGTAATTGCCGGCGCGGTCACCGATAACTTCTCTACCCGCGAGCCATCTGGCGTGATCCGCGGCTTTGATGTGAATACTGGTAAACTGCTGTGGGCCTTCGATCCGGGTGCAAAAGACCCGAACGCCATCCCGAGCGATGAGCATCACTTCACGCTGAACTCACCGAACTCCTGGGCGCCTGCCGCTTACGACGCTAAGCTGGATCTGGTCTATCTGCCGATGGGGGTGACCACCCCGGATATCTGGGGCGGCAACCGCACGCCGGAGCAAGAACGTTATGCCAGCTCGATTGTGGCGCTGAACGCCACCACCGGTAAACTGGCCTGGAGCTACCAGACCGTCCACCACGATCTGTGGGATATGGACATGCCTTCCCAGCCGACGCTGGCTGACATTGAGGTCAACGGCAAAACCGTACCGGTCATCTATGCTCCGGCGAAAACCGGCAACATCTTTGTGCTGGATCGCCGTAACGGCGAACTGGTGGTCCCGGCCCCGGAAAAACCGGTTCCGCAAGGTGCGGCGAAAGGCGATTATGTTGCTAAAACCCAGCCCTTCTCCGATCTGAGCTTCCGTCCGAAGAAAGATCTCACCGGGGCGGACATGTGGGGCGCCACTATGTTTGACCAGCTGGTGTGCCGCGTGATCTTCCACCAGATGCGCTATGAAGGTATCTTCACCCCGCCGTCTGAGCAGGGCACCCTCGTCTTCCCGGGTAACTTGGGGATGTTTGAATGGGGCGGTATCTCCGTCGATCCGAACCGTCAGGTGGCTATTGCCAACCCGATGGCGCTGCCGTTCGTCTCCAAACTGATCCCGCGCGGCCCGGGCAATCCGATGGAGCCGCCGAAAGATGCGAAAGGCTCTGGCACCGAGTCCGGCGTGCAGCCGCAGTACGGCGTCCCGTATGGCGTAACCCTGAACCCGTTCCTGTCGCCGTTCGGCCTGCCATGCAAACAGCCAGCCTGGGGCTATATCTCCGCCCTGGATCTGAAAACCAACGAAGTGGTATGGAAAAAACGTATCGGTACTCCGCAGGACAGCCTGCCGTTCCCGATGCCGGTTAAGCTGCCGTTCACCATGGGGATGCCGATGCTGGGCGGGCCGATCTCCACGGCCGGTAACGTCCTGTTCATCGGCGCAACCGCAGATAACTACCTGCGCGCGTACAACATGAGCAACGGCGAGAAGCTGTGGGAAGCCCGTCTGCCAGCCGGCGGTCAGGCGACTCCGATGACTTACGAAGTGAATGGCAAACAGTATGTTGTCATCTCTGCCGGTGGTCACGGTTCGTTCGGTACCAAAATGGGCGATTACATCGTCGCCTATGCGCTTCCGGATGACGCTAAATAA
- the cueO gene encoding multicopper oxidase CueO — protein sequence MQRRDFLKLTAAVGMASALPLWSRAVFAASRPALPVPSLLTADARNRIALTIQAGKTQFGALNATTWGYNGSLLGPALQLTQGKAVTVDITNQLAEATTLHWHGLEVPGEVDGGPQGIIAPGATRTVSFTPTQRAATCWFHPHQHGTTGRQVAMGLAGLVLIEDEESGRLLLPKQWGIDDVPVIVQDKKFTAAGEIDYQLDVMSAAVGWFGDTLLTNGALYPEHAAPRGWLRLRLLNGCNARSLNFATSDKRPLYVVASDGGLLAEPVKVDELPVLMGERFEVLVDTSDGKPFELVTLPVSQMGMAIAPFDKPQPVLRVQPLVIPASGKLLDTLAAMPALPSLTGLTQRQLQLSMDPMLDRMGMQALMEKYGEQAMVGMDHGMMGHGGMGDMGNMHHGDMSNMNHGAGMEHGMSSGKGFDFHTANRINGKAFDMNVPMFAAARGQYERWVISGKGDMMLHPFHIHGTQFRILSENGKPPAAHRRGWKDTVRVEGDVSEVLVKFDHPAPKEFAYMAHCHLLEHEDTGMMLGFTV from the coding sequence ATGCAACGCCGAGACTTCCTCAAACTGACCGCCGCGGTCGGCATGGCCAGCGCATTACCGTTATGGAGCCGGGCGGTCTTTGCCGCCAGTCGCCCGGCTTTGCCGGTGCCGTCGCTGTTAACTGCCGATGCGCGCAACCGTATTGCGCTGACCATCCAGGCGGGCAAAACGCAGTTTGGTGCCCTGAATGCCACTACCTGGGGGTATAACGGTTCGTTGCTGGGGCCAGCGCTACAGTTGACGCAGGGTAAGGCCGTTACGGTGGATATTACCAACCAGCTGGCGGAAGCGACCACGCTGCACTGGCACGGTCTGGAGGTACCGGGCGAGGTCGACGGGGGGCCGCAGGGGATTATCGCGCCGGGCGCAACCCGTACGGTGAGCTTCACGCCGACGCAGCGGGCGGCCACCTGTTGGTTTCACCCGCATCAGCACGGGACTACCGGTCGTCAGGTGGCGATGGGGCTGGCAGGGCTGGTGCTGATCGAGGATGAAGAGAGCGGACGCCTGCTGCTGCCGAAGCAGTGGGGAATCGATGATGTGCCGGTGATCGTCCAGGATAAGAAGTTCACCGCCGCTGGTGAAATCGACTATCAGCTGGATGTGATGAGCGCCGCCGTCGGCTGGTTTGGCGATACGCTTCTAACCAATGGCGCTCTCTATCCCGAACATGCCGCGCCGCGCGGCTGGTTACGCCTGCGTTTGCTGAACGGCTGTAATGCCCGTTCCCTCAATTTTGCCACCAGTGATAAGCGCCCGCTGTACGTGGTGGCCAGTGACGGCGGTCTGTTGGCCGAGCCGGTCAAGGTCGATGAATTGCCGGTCTTGATGGGGGAACGCTTTGAGGTGCTGGTAGACACCAGCGACGGTAAACCTTTCGAACTGGTGACCCTGCCGGTGAGCCAGATGGGCATGGCCATTGCGCCTTTTGATAAACCACAGCCGGTACTGCGCGTCCAGCCGCTGGTCATTCCTGCCTCCGGCAAGCTGCTGGATACTTTGGCCGCTATGCCAGCGCTCCCCTCTCTAACGGGGCTGACGCAGCGTCAGCTCCAGCTGTCGATGGATCCGATGCTCGACAGGATGGGCATGCAGGCGTTGATGGAGAAATATGGCGAGCAGGCGATGGTCGGAATGGATCACGGCATGATGGGGCATGGCGGGATGGGCGACATGGGGAATATGCACCACGGCGACATGAGCAACATGAACCACGGGGCCGGCATGGAGCATGGCATGTCGTCGGGTAAGGGTTTTGATTTCCATACCGCCAACCGCATCAACGGCAAAGCCTTCGACATGAATGTGCCGATGTTTGCCGCCGCCAGAGGCCAATATGAACGCTGGGTCATCTCCGGCAAGGGCGACATGATGCTGCATCCGTTCCATATCCACGGCACCCAGTTCCGCATCCTTAGCGAAAACGGCAAGCCGCCAGCGGCGCACCGTCGCGGCTGGAAAGACACCGTTCGTGTGGAAGGGGACGTGAGTGAAGTATTAGTGAAGTTTGATCATCCGGCGCCGAAGGAGTTTGCCTATATGGCCCACTGCCATCTGCTGGAGCATGAAGATACCGGGATGATGCTGGGTTTCACGGTTTAG
- a CDS encoding YacC family pilotin-like protein — MKTLFRTMVLGSLLALSANSYALSESEAEDMADLTAVFVFLKNDCGYQNLPNTQIRRALVFFAQQNQWDLSNYDSYNMKALGEDSYRDLSGINIPTAKKCKALARDSLSLLAYVK, encoded by the coding sequence ATGAAGACGCTTTTCAGAACAATGGTACTCGGCAGCCTGCTTGCTCTCTCCGCCAACAGCTACGCGCTCAGCGAATCAGAAGCGGAAGATATGGCTGATTTAACCGCGGTTTTTGTGTTTCTGAAAAACGACTGTGGCTACCAGAACCTGCCCAACACGCAGATCCGTCGCGCGCTGGTGTTCTTTGCTCAACAGAACCAGTGGGACCTCAGCAACTATGACAGCTACAACATGAAAGCGCTTGGCGAAGACAGCTATCGCGATCTTAGCGGTATTAACATTCCGACAGCGAAAAAATGCAAAGCGCTGGCCCGTGATTCGCTCAGCCTGCTGGCTTACGTTAAATAA
- a CDS encoding FKBP-type peptidyl-prolyl cis-trans isomerase, giving the protein MKKGSLGQNNNLQQSQTAALKQIQQLTSQLQNAETENQRLSASLTTLNTDKQTLTTRLAAVEKAQQTALSQAKALDADKQSLITRLATAEKVQQIALNQAKALDTEKQSLTTRLAAAEKAQQTAIDRAKALDADKLSLASRLAAAEKAKQTALEQAKTLQADKQPQATQLASVEKAQQAALDKVKALDADKQSLTAQLAAAEKAKQSALAQITALNADKQSLATRLAAAEKAPPGHDTAAASKNEPSEMAAVVAAYRLQADKDNAQLRIKEDEIQLLRTQLSVQPKSTGSKDATVKLNAPGEQQAYAIGASMGTEALNVLTTRRKQGITVDAGLVLQGIEDAFSSQLRLGEQERNKALFDVSQQVFQNLNKIEQKNISAGKKYQQAFARKKDVVFKEGVYSRVDYLGKGKISGNDMVTVVIKEMLTDGTVINDMEAKDQALTQKLDAYPPVFRGPLQRLQNHGSVTLVVPPDKAYGSKGLPPKIPPGATMVYSVRIVDTQPAPAK; this is encoded by the coding sequence ATAAAAAAAGGGAGCCTTGGCCAGAATAATAATCTGCAGCAAAGCCAGACTGCCGCGCTTAAACAGATCCAGCAACTCACCTCGCAGCTTCAAAACGCCGAAACTGAAAATCAGCGGCTCAGCGCCAGCCTCACCACGCTGAATACGGATAAACAAACGCTGACCACCCGACTGGCCGCCGTGGAAAAAGCACAGCAGACCGCCCTCAGCCAGGCCAAAGCCCTCGATGCTGATAAGCAGTCGCTTATTACCCGGCTGGCCACTGCGGAAAAAGTCCAGCAGATCGCCCTTAACCAGGCTAAAGCCCTCGATACTGAAAAGCAGTCGCTCACGACCCGATTGGCCGCCGCAGAAAAAGCACAGCAAACAGCGATCGATCGGGCTAAAGCCCTTGATGCCGACAAGCTGTCGCTGGCCAGCCGGTTGGCCGCCGCGGAAAAAGCCAAACAGACCGCGCTTGAGCAGGCCAAAACGCTTCAGGCCGATAAACAGCCGCAGGCTACCCAGCTGGCCTCAGTGGAAAAAGCACAGCAGGCAGCCCTCGACAAAGTCAAAGCGCTTGACGCCGATAAGCAGTCTCTTACCGCCCAACTGGCCGCTGCGGAAAAAGCCAAACAGAGCGCCCTCGCTCAGATCACCGCCCTTAACGCCGATAAGCAGTCCCTCGCCACCCGGCTCGCCGCTGCGGAAAAAGCGCCGCCAGGGCACGATACCGCCGCCGCTTCAAAGAACGAACCATCCGAGATGGCGGCGGTTGTTGCGGCCTATCGCCTGCAGGCAGACAAAGACAACGCCCAGCTAAGGATTAAAGAAGACGAAATTCAGCTGCTGAGAACTCAACTGTCAGTACAGCCTAAAAGCACGGGTAGCAAGGATGCTACTGTCAAACTCAACGCCCCTGGCGAACAGCAGGCTTATGCCATCGGTGCCTCAATGGGCACCGAGGCCCTGAACGTCCTTACCACCCGTCGCAAACAGGGAATTACCGTCGATGCCGGACTGGTACTGCAGGGTATCGAAGATGCCTTTAGCAGCCAGCTTCGCCTCGGAGAACAGGAGCGGAACAAAGCGCTGTTTGACGTTTCACAGCAGGTGTTCCAGAACCTGAATAAAATCGAACAGAAAAACATCAGCGCGGGCAAAAAATATCAGCAGGCTTTTGCGCGCAAAAAAGATGTAGTCTTTAAAGAGGGCGTCTACAGCCGTGTCGATTACCTGGGTAAAGGTAAAATAAGCGGCAACGACATGGTCACCGTGGTGATCAAAGAGATGCTGACGGATGGGACAGTGATCAACGATATGGAAGCGAAAGATCAGGCGCTCACCCAGAAGCTGGATGCTTATCCGCCGGTGTTTCGCGGACCGCTGCAACGTCTGCAGAACCATGGCTCCGTTACGCTGGTCGTACCGCCTGACAAAGCCTATGGCAGTAAAGGATTACCGCCGAAAATCCCGCCTGGCGCCACCATGGTTTATTCCGTGCGGATAGTGGATACGCAACCCGCACCGGCGAAATAA
- the speE gene encoding polyamine aminopropyltransferase has protein sequence MADNPLWHETLHDHFGQYFSVDNVLYHEKTDHQDLIIFDNRAFGRVMALDGVVQTTERDEFIYHEMMTHVPLLAHGNAKHVLIIGGGDGAMLREVSRHHSIETITMVEIDAGVVSFCRQYLPNHSAGAYDDPRFTLVIDDGVNFVNQTTQTFDVIISDCTDPIGPGESLFTSAFYEGCKRCLNPGGIFVAQNGVCFLQQDEAVGSHRKLSHYFRDVSFYQAAIPTYYGGIMTFAWASDNEALRHLSSEIIQARFHKANLTCRYYNPAIHTAAFALPQYLHDALSAP, from the coding sequence GTGGCCGATAATCCACTGTGGCATGAAACGCTGCATGACCATTTTGGTCAGTACTTTAGCGTTGATAACGTGCTGTACCACGAAAAAACCGATCATCAGGATCTGATCATCTTTGACAACCGCGCTTTTGGCCGGGTGATGGCGCTGGATGGCGTCGTACAAACCACCGAACGCGATGAGTTCATCTATCACGAAATGATGACCCACGTGCCGCTGCTGGCTCACGGCAACGCGAAGCATGTGCTGATCATCGGCGGTGGTGACGGCGCGATGCTGCGCGAAGTCTCTCGTCACCACAGCATCGAAACCATCACCATGGTGGAAATTGACGCCGGGGTAGTCTCATTCTGCCGCCAGTACCTGCCGAACCATAGCGCTGGCGCCTATGATGACCCGCGTTTTACGCTGGTGATTGATGATGGCGTCAATTTTGTTAACCAGACAACGCAAACGTTTGACGTGATCATTTCTGACTGCACCGATCCTATCGGTCCGGGCGAAAGTCTCTTCACTTCGGCTTTTTATGAAGGCTGCAAACGCTGCCTGAACCCGGGAGGCATCTTCGTTGCGCAGAACGGTGTCTGCTTCCTGCAACAGGATGAAGCGGTGGGCAGTCATCGCAAGCTGAGCCACTATTTTCGCGACGTCAGCTTCTACCAGGCGGCAATTCCAACCTATTATGGCGGGATCATGACCTTTGCCTGGGCGAGCGACAACGAAGCGCTGCGTCATCTCTCCAGTGAAATCATTCAGGCGCGTTTTCACAAAGCCAACCTGACCTGCCGTTACTACAATCCGGCAATCCATACGGCGGCCTTCGCCTTACCACAATATCTGCATGATGCTCTGTCCGCACCGTGA